Within the Takifugu rubripes chromosome 8, fTakRub1.2, whole genome shotgun sequence genome, the region ACACCTTCTTCCAGCCACTCCTCCTACTGGTCCAAGGGCAGAGGTGGAGACGGGAGGGTCAGAGGGCACATCTGGTAGTCCAACAGGGAAGCGGGGAGGGTATTAATGTACGAAAATGTGCCTCAGGAGCTCGTCCGCGGACGGCCGCTGCTTCGTCTCTACAAAGATCCGTTTGAGGAAATCTCGGCAGTGGTCCGACACGTGAGCGGGGAGCACCGGGTTGGTGGGCTGAGTGGCGATCTTAAAAATGGCGGCCATGGCTTCGAATTCAGCCCAGGGCGGTCGCTGAGTCAGCATCTCCACGACAGTGCAGCCAACActccttaaaaaaataaaaataaaataaaaaaagtgtgaAGTAAGTATATCAAAAACCAGCTGCGAACCTGACGTCACACCAGACGTCTCACCATATGTCTGCCTTCCTGCCGTAGCCTTCCCCGCTGATCACTTCTGGACTCATCCAGTAGGGGGTGCCAGTCACAGACATAATGCCCTTTCCTGACAGACAGATGGTCTGAAGTCGCCGACTGGCCCCAAAATCTCCGAGCTTGACATTTCCCACAGAGTCACGGAGAATGTTGGCCcctggaaaagacaaaaactgGAACTCACCTGCGGCCGTTCACCAAGAGCTCAAAACCCAGCGCAAAGCGGTGGACTTTACCTTTGATGTCTCTGTGGACGATAATGTTACTGTGCAGGTAGGACACCCCCTCCAGGATCTGCCGGGTGTAGCGCCGCGTCACGTTTTCCGTCAGCGCTCCGTACGACTTCAGCTGGTCCTTAATGGAGCCCTTGGGGGGAAAAACGCGAGAAAAGGCGGCAACAGTTTAATTTCATCTTCGAGAAGCCAGGTGAATGGTCACCATCACCATGGCGATAACGCAGCATCTCCCGTCAACCTATAAACGCCACATTCGAAAGCACTCACGCCAGGCATGTACTCCATGAAGATAGACAGCGTGCGCTCCGTCGTGTCTCGGAGACAGCCGTAGTACTGGACGATCCGCTCGTGACAAAGGTTCTTCAGCAGCTGGATTTCACATTCTAGCGCGCTCACCTCCTAGAAATAGATGAATAGTTGTACGTGCATCAAAAAAGCAGCCTTAAACGCCACGAACCTCAACTGTGAAAAGCAGCAATCTGGCTGACTCTCACCTTGCTGGTCTCTGGACTCTCTGGATCAAACTGGACCTGTTTGACCGCCAGTTCCCGTCCAGTATCGGCATCATAGCAGAGGTACACGCGCCCAAAGGCTCCCTGACCCAGCAGCTTTCCAAGCCGCCAGTTGGTTGGAGCGCGCGGGGCTGGTGGTACAATCGTCACACAATTGAATCACCAGAACAAAACAGACAAGAAGCGCCGTAAAATCAATATTCCGCTCACATCGACTCGGAGGACTGATGTCCATGACCGACAAGGTTGGGGCTGCAGCTGGGTTGGGAGCAGGTTCGATGTCACTGCCCCGTCGAGGCCTCCTGGATGGTCCTGGAACCTCTTCCAGGTCAGGGGTGAAgacgctgctgccgctgctggtaCTGGGCGACTGTTCAGTCGGGCTGAAGTTGACCGGCGATCGAAACCCGTGAACCTGGGTTCTCCGAGCCCGAGGGAAGGTCTTCCTCCCTGTTGGGCGtagcacaggtgtgacacaaagAAACCACAGTGGCTATAGAGTCTGGACGTCGGTACAAACCGTCGCTGTAATCCTGAAGGCCGAAGGGAATGCCGTATCGCCGAGGATATGTTCCGCCTTTCCCTGACTTCTCAAAAACTGGGATGTCGTACTCTAaggagacaggaaaaaaaacatgttcttaGGTCCAGAAAGGGGAATAAGCACCCTAAAACTAAAGGTAGACAACTCAAATCATCTGAACTGATCCCTCATTTACCTGGAAAGTCCTGATGGTTGTCGGGGTAGCTCTGTGCTCGAGGCATCCTGGACTTTGGATAATCACTGTAACAGATCCAAAGCGCAGTGGTCAACAACACTGACGGTCAGAAAGGTGGCTGTGCGAGCATGCGGGTCCCCACCTGTCCAGCGGGCTGTCTAACGAGGGACAGCTTCCAGACGCAGAGTTCTCCGGACTACTCATGGACAGTGGATCCAGCATCTgagaggaggaaacaaacaGCACCCAGAGTGAAGGACAGGAACCTGGAACTTGCTTCTCTTcagatgttgctgtttttccctccttttatcATCATTCTAAACATGCTGCAGCACTGCTTTCAAATCCCGAGAGGAGGTACCTGGTCCATGCTCTCGGGAATGAACTCTCCCTCGCTGTTGATGCTCGTGAAAGAGCCGTTCCTCGCCACCTGCTGCAGCGCGTCAGGAATATATCCCGGAGGAGGGGAGCTGCGATCTGTTGAATGGGAGCCTGGGAGATGAGAACAGATTTTTATTCCTTTGAAGTGATGGCTGAGTTCGTCATGGCGATGATGAGGTAAAGGGCCCGTCTTCACCTATCAAAGCCAGCATGCTTTTCTTGTCTGTCACCCGGAATCCGGTGTTGTCCAGATCCTCGTGAGACGGCAACAGGTCCATACTGGAGGAAGAGTtctggaaaaaaacacattttagtgACACGCTTCAGGTTTTTTGCCGTTCGGCATCGACGCGTCAGCTCAATCTGCCGACCTGAGACAGATTCTGAAGCACCAGGAGGATCTTCAGGCTCTTCATGTGAACGCTTCgatccagcagctccactgcCTTGTCGAGATCGTCCTGAGTTGTCAACGGAATCACCAACTGcaggaagaacaaagaaaatatttttaatgtttaaatggaTCAGCTCTGGAGGCTGCTATCGTTCAGCCACCCACCTCATTGTTGGTGTAGTGAAGGTCCATTGTCTGACCGAATGCCACTTTAGCCTTGGCCTTCAGGTCGTCCAGCTTGATCGGCCGGGGGAACTGTAAGATCCTTCAGAGAcaaagaagggaaagaaaaatatgTCAGTGACACAGAACTGTGCAacagaaacacagcaggaaagtGATTGAAATCCTCACCGCTTCTCCCCTTTGAACTCAAACTTCACTCTGATGTCGTTCTGATGGAAAGATAGTTGCAGACACAAAGACGCATGAAAGGTTTGACCCCCACGACCCTCAAAACATGTGGATaatataaaataacaaaatgatTCCAACATGTCCAAAGAGAGTAGGAAGAAGCAGAAAGCTGATGAATCCTATTCCTTCTCCATCTCTTAGTCTTAAAGAGAAATTTCCTGTCTGTCATGACCTCAATTTCTGAACACAACCAACTTTGGTCACTTAATGAGCCTTcgagaaaaaaaattaaaatatacatCGATGAACATCACACGAGACGCCTCATGTCAGAACCCTCCTTCTTCCATCTACCATGAAAACACCAAATGTTTGTAGCGGTTTAAGCTACCTCGCGCTTCCCCACAGTCTGTTCCACACCGCCAATGGAAACGCTGACTGTTTTTAACACAACGTAAATGTTTAAAGCTATATTGGCCCCTCATTGATAAATCCCTTCTCTTCGCTGAAGTTTCTGAGTATTTCCTGGGGTTATCttcttgtttctgctgcctTGTGCAACATTTATGCTGTTGGTGATGAATGGATGAGAAATAGCCCCACATTTGCTTGACTCCAGAAAAGACACCCAAAATCAGTCAACTCCAACTGTGACACCCCCCTTTTGAGAGGGTCGTACCTGATTCTTGGGCGAGGAGGCTTTGGGTTTTCCCAGATCTGACGGGAACATGGCAGGACGGCTGGAGCGGTGCAGTTCGGCCAGGTCCTGCATGATGGAGTTCAGCGCCTCCTGCTCATCTGAGCGAAAACATCAGACTTTATTTGACAGACTTGTATGTTTTCCTGGAAGGTTAGAGAATGTGTCTAATTGTTTAACGTTGGTTATGTTACATTTGGTTTGTTTGGAGCTTTTCAAAAATGATTCCTCATATTTCATAAGTACTTAACATCATTTTCGTCGGTTCTCTCACAATCTGAGGGGGGGAGTTCCCACTGACAACTTTGGAAAATGAGGTCTTAAATAAATAGGAAGAATATCTCTAAACAATACACAAACATACCCATCATCATGGCACGACGTTTGAACCAGGAGGCCAGGAAAGAGGAGTCTCCCATCAAAGGAAACCCTTTCTCctacaaaagcaaaaaaagaaagttggTCTTCGGAGTTGTGACTGCGCTCATCTGACTTAGTTAAGATCATACATATAGTAAAATATATAAGATTTAAACATCAGAAATATCTTGAAATATGAACCCAATATTGTGATACCTGTGGTGCTGTCATCTTAACCGTGCACAACGCCACATACGACGCATCAATCAATGAGCAGCAAAGACTCATGAATTAATCAGAAGTGCAAATGTTCCAGCCCAAATAGAAAGGGAAAGGAAATGTTATGAGTTAAAACATGTTCTCTAGTCATACGACAGTAAGACCACTTAAGTGTTCTATTTCACAGTCCTGGCGTGACAAAGCACagactttaaaatatatatatacatacatatgtgTAGAAATTACATTTTGCACAATCAAGATGGCTTCTGCAGAAGAGCTGATCACATATAAGTGATGAGACTCTTTGAACGCCACTGAAGGACCagaaagcctgacagatgcatCAGGTCGATGACAGAGATTCTTTAAGGAATCCAGAACAAGCCAGGCGTGTTGCAGAACGCAAGTATCTTGCAAAGAAGCAACCCCATATCAGAACTGTTGGCAGCAATAACATTGCCACTGTTGTGGCCTCATCTGGTAGATAATTACCTCGCAATTTCTTTCCCAGCAATGACTAACCTCAAACTAAATTCGACAATTCATGTGAGACACTTTTATCGCCGCGTTATATTGTCGATCTCCCTTCCAAAACGCGCCGATGGACGTGGGTTAATCGCGAAACCATCAATGTTGATACAACCCAGCGTTGGCTGGAAGGAGAAGCTAAGCTAATAGTAGCGGAGCATTCCATCTAAATCTTGCTGTCAGGCCAGGGAAGTTGTCAAGCTATGCTAAAGCTAGCTAGCCGCAAAAGCTATTTACACCTCGCAAGCATTGCACGCCCTTAAAGACCAACAATTAAGCCAGTAAACGCGAGATTCAAAGCCAAATATGCCGGTCTTGTTGATCTACCTGGTGGTTTGTAAGTTTTGGGTCAATTCCTCATCCACAGGGCCGGTGACAGGAGCCCCGGGCCCCGCGGAGAGCCGACGTAGGAAGCAGAAGTTTGGCAGTCCGCTCCCAACTTCACTCGAGCCCTCCTGGCCACGACGGCGAGGCCCGACAGCTTTCAGATGAGCTTACCGGATCTTCCCAGACAGAAAGATGACCCGGTAATTGTTGAAACAACACAGTATTCACGCACTGGGCGACGGTTCAAGCGAAGTTAGCCGAGAGCTTTCATTTGTTTGGTCTTTACAACCCGGTTGACGGCTGCTACGCTCGCTATTACCCAGTTTCGGGGGGGGAAAAGTGTTCTTCGGAAGAAAATGTTACCGGAAGTTGACAGATGTGGCTGACAAAGTAAAAGCTCCTCTTCTCGAACGTGGGAATTCCCGTAGAGAGGTagatttatcttttattttgacaacCTGACATTCCGTGTGACTTCATTTTTTTAGGAGCTTGACAGGTCTCAAACCCCCAAATCGAGTTGCAAGAGTCCAACCAAAACATTGTCTGAGAAATCTGTCAGTTTCAAGATTCACACGCGAAACTAACCTGGCATATATTTGACATTTAAGAAAACACATTACACACTACACATCTCCAATTATGGAACCTCCCTTCCAACTGTTGTCTCTGATCATCTTTACCCCATCTATTCATATTCGTGTACTATTTTATATATTTCAGGGGTATTTCGCCATTGCAGTAATTTAGTCAAggaaatgtatgtatgtaccaATAATGAATTGGAAGTGTCATAAGACCTCGACTTAAGACACAAACAGTGCCCTCAAAGAAGTTATGGAAACAaatcaatgaagaaaaatagTCATTCGAAAAATTCAATCTTAAATACAGATCAACTATGTTAGAACAATGGCAGTCTTGTTCTATCAAGTACATGACCTAATTATTACAATATGTTTGTATTTCAAGACAATTTCAAATGAACATTTTTCAATGGATGAACGTTaaaaaattaattttaatttattagTGGAAATGACTGATAAATTGCGAAATGCAGTCGGGTTTCTGATAATCTGTTTAGAAATCCTGCCTGTTTAAAAACTGATATGGCGCGATATGACATCAAATGTATCAAATGCATTTATATCA harbors:
- the map3k2 gene encoding mitogen-activated protein kinase kinase kinase 2 isoform X2 is translated as MGDSSFLASWFKRRAMMMDEQEALNSIMQDLAELHRSSRPAMFPSDLGKPKASSPKNQNDIRVKFEFKGEKRILQFPRPIKLDDLKAKAKVAFGQTMDLHYTNNELVIPLTTQDDLDKAVELLDRSVHMKSLKILLVLQNLSQNSSSSMDLLPSHEDLDNTGFRVTDKKSMLALIGSHSTDRSSPPPGYIPDALQQVARNGSFTSINSEGEFIPESMDQMLDPLSMSSPENSASGSCPSLDSPLDSDYPKSRMPRAQSYPDNHQDFPEYDIPVFEKSGKGGTYPRRYGIPFGLQDYSDGRKTFPRARRTQVHGFRSPVNFSPTEQSPSTSSGSSVFTPDLEEVPGPSRRPRRGSDIEPAPNPAAAPTLSVMDISPPSRSPRAPTNWRLGKLLGQGAFGRVYLCYDADTGRELAVKQVQFDPESPETSKEVSALECEIQLLKNLCHERIVQYYGCLRDTTERTLSIFMEYMPGGSIKDQLKSYGALTENVTRRYTRQILEGVSYLHSNIIVHRDIKGANILRDSVGNVKLGDFGASRRLQTICLSGKGIMSVTGTPYWMSPEVISGEGYGRKADIWSVGCTVVEMLTQRPPWAEFEAMAAIFKIATQPTNPVLPAHVSDHCRDFLKRIFVETKQRPSADELLRHIFVH
- the map3k2 gene encoding mitogen-activated protein kinase kinase kinase 2 isoform X1, coding for MTAPQEKGFPLMGDSSFLASWFKRRAMMMDEQEALNSIMQDLAELHRSSRPAMFPSDLGKPKASSPKNQNDIRVKFEFKGEKRILQFPRPIKLDDLKAKAKVAFGQTMDLHYTNNELVIPLTTQDDLDKAVELLDRSVHMKSLKILLVLQNLSQNSSSSMDLLPSHEDLDNTGFRVTDKKSMLALIGSHSTDRSSPPPGYIPDALQQVARNGSFTSINSEGEFIPESMDQMLDPLSMSSPENSASGSCPSLDSPLDSDYPKSRMPRAQSYPDNHQDFPEYDIPVFEKSGKGGTYPRRYGIPFGLQDYSDGRKTFPRARRTQVHGFRSPVNFSPTEQSPSTSSGSSVFTPDLEEVPGPSRRPRRGSDIEPAPNPAAAPTLSVMDISPPSRSPRAPTNWRLGKLLGQGAFGRVYLCYDADTGRELAVKQVQFDPESPETSKEVSALECEIQLLKNLCHERIVQYYGCLRDTTERTLSIFMEYMPGGSIKDQLKSYGALTENVTRRYTRQILEGVSYLHSNIIVHRDIKGANILRDSVGNVKLGDFGASRRLQTICLSGKGIMSVTGTPYWMSPEVISGEGYGRKADIWSVGCTVVEMLTQRPPWAEFEAMAAIFKIATQPTNPVLPAHVSDHCRDFLKRIFVETKQRPSADELLRHIFVH